The following proteins come from a genomic window of Halomicroarcula saliterrae:
- a CDS encoding A24 family peptidase C-terminal domain-containing protein: MLGSIPDLLRLFAVPVFGWAAYRDIETRRVPNRTWVPLAVLAVVLLVWDTYAVVNGGAFGRPPDPAADPLFFVQVAISLGFVAPLAYGFWLIGGFGGADAKAFMLVSVLFPIYPTYYLTTAALPLEPSLIGVFSLTILSNTVLAGVVYPLGVAAGNLARGRFSWAMFLGKPVPVPEIPEQYGRLLECPDGFTRSGLDLDALRMYLEWRGATLAALRADPAAHRDPDSLPDEPNPPGDGSFVTEGGEPNDVRRGTSEPRSEGGEPNDARRGTSEPRSEGGEPNDARRGTSEPRSEGGEPNDVRRDSSEGRSDGGMPMPEGSADQFGTAGTADPWGAERFLDDIEGSAYGTDAETLREGLELVVDADEVWVSPGIPFLVPMFVGLVTALVYGDVLYALLSALGFA, from the coding sequence GTGCTGGGGTCGATACCGGACCTGTTGCGACTGTTTGCCGTCCCCGTGTTCGGCTGGGCGGCGTACCGTGATATCGAGACCAGACGGGTCCCGAACAGGACGTGGGTCCCGCTGGCCGTGCTGGCCGTCGTGTTGCTCGTCTGGGACACCTACGCCGTCGTGAACGGCGGGGCGTTCGGCCGGCCGCCCGACCCCGCGGCCGACCCGCTGTTCTTCGTTCAGGTCGCCATCAGTCTGGGGTTCGTGGCGCCGCTCGCCTACGGCTTCTGGCTCATCGGCGGCTTCGGCGGGGCCGACGCCAAGGCGTTCATGCTCGTCTCCGTCCTCTTTCCCATCTACCCGACCTACTACCTCACGACGGCGGCGCTCCCGCTGGAGCCGTCGCTCATCGGCGTCTTCTCCCTGACCATCCTCTCGAACACGGTGCTTGCGGGGGTGGTCTACCCGCTCGGCGTCGCCGCCGGCAACCTCGCCCGGGGGCGGTTCTCCTGGGCCATGTTCCTCGGCAAACCGGTCCCTGTCCCCGAGATTCCCGAGCAGTACGGCCGGCTGCTGGAGTGCCCCGACGGGTTCACCCGGTCCGGACTCGACCTCGACGCGCTCCGGATGTACCTCGAGTGGCGCGGCGCCACGCTGGCGGCGCTGCGGGCCGACCCCGCGGCCCACCGCGACCCCGACTCGCTGCCGGACGAGCCGAACCCGCCGGGTGACGGCTCGTTCGTCACCGAGGGCGGTGAGCCGAACGACGTGAGGCGAGGCACATCGGAGCCACGGTCCGAGGGCGGTGAGCCGAACGACGCGAGGCGAGGCACATCGGAGCCACGGTCCGAGGGCGGTGAGCCGAACGACGCGAGGCGAGGCACATCGGAGCCACGGTCCGAGGGCGGTGAGCCGAACGACGTGAGGCGAGACTCGTCAGAGGGACGCTCTGACGGCGGCATGCCCATGCCGGAGGGCTCCGCCGACCAGTTCGGCACCGCCGGCACGGCCGACCCGTGGGGGGCCGAGCGGTTCCTCGACGATATCGAGGGGTCCGCCTACGGCACTGACGCCGAAACGCTCCGTGAGGGGCTCGAACTGGTGGTCGACGCCGACGAGGTGTGGGTGTCGCCGGGCATCCCGTTCCTCGTCCCGATGTTCGTCGGGCTGGTGACGGCGCTGGTCTACGGCGACGTGCTGTACGCGCTGCTTTCGGCGCTCGGGTTCGCCTGA
- the fer gene encoding ferredoxin Fer produces the protein MPTVEYLNYEVVDDNGWDMYDDDVFAEAADQDLDDEDHGSLDVNEGEYILEAAEAQGYDWPFSCRAGACANCAAIVLEGEIDMDMQQILSDEEVDEKNVRLTCIGSPDADEVKIVYNAKHLDYLQNRVI, from the coding sequence ATGCCCACGGTAGAGTACCTAAACTACGAAGTAGTGGACGACAACGGCTGGGACATGTACGACGACGACGTCTTCGCGGAAGCCGCGGACCAGGACCTCGACGACGAGGACCACGGCTCGCTGGACGTCAACGAGGGCGAGTACATCCTCGAGGCGGCGGAGGCACAGGGCTACGACTGGCCCTTCTCGTGTCGCGCCGGCGCCTGTGCGAACTGTGCTGCCATCGTCCTCGAAGGCGAAATCGACATGGACATGCAGCAGATTCTCAGCGACGAGGAAGTCGACGAGAAGAACGTCCGACTGACCTGTATCGGCAGTCCCGACGCCGACGAGGTCAAGATCGTCTACAACGCCAAGCACCTCGACTACCTGCAGAACCGCGTCATATAA
- a CDS encoding inorganic phosphate transporter — MVEVLFALGVLVAIFVGFNIGGSSTGVAFGPAVGSNTLSKLSAAALMTVFAMAGGLIVGPAVVQSLGSDLVATQFSPLISIVVLFFIGIALFLSNVVGVPASTSMTAVGAIAGLGLARGTLNAGLMLEIVIWWLVSPILAFWVSGVIGRYFYPKLVAWFAVSQSEGALLDFDRSGAIPRPSLGENTTRREFVGTVVVIGIGCYMGFSAGASNVANAVAPLVGNGSLDLYPAILLGGAAIGLGAFTIARRTMDTVGNDLTDLPLVAAIVVATVASTIVTFLSALGIPASFVIIATMSIVGLGWGRATRMTRLSDTVTGQEAPDVSVGALTADADDAPTVGGTKGTPEPNEPEPIGAESREDIPRASDLFEPATTARVIFLQNVVPSVATVAAYLVFRFLPVF, encoded by the coding sequence ATGGTCGAGGTTCTCTTCGCACTCGGGGTTCTCGTCGCTATCTTCGTCGGCTTCAACATCGGGGGTTCGTCGACGGGGGTCGCCTTCGGCCCGGCCGTCGGGAGCAACACGCTCTCGAAGCTCTCGGCCGCGGCGCTGATGACCGTCTTCGCGATGGCCGGCGGGCTCATCGTCGGCCCCGCCGTCGTCCAGAGCCTCGGGAGCGACCTCGTCGCGACGCAGTTCTCGCCGCTCATCAGCATCGTCGTCCTCTTTTTCATCGGCATCGCGCTGTTCCTCTCGAACGTCGTCGGCGTGCCGGCCTCCACCTCGATGACGGCCGTCGGCGCCATCGCGGGACTCGGACTCGCCCGGGGGACGCTCAACGCGGGACTGATGCTCGAAATCGTCATCTGGTGGCTCGTCTCCCCCATCCTCGCCTTCTGGGTCAGCGGCGTCATCGGACGATATTTCTACCCGAAACTGGTCGCGTGGTTCGCCGTCTCACAGAGCGAGGGGGCGCTGCTCGATTTCGACCGCTCGGGGGCGATTCCGCGCCCCTCGCTCGGCGAGAACACGACACGGCGGGAGTTCGTCGGCACCGTCGTCGTCATCGGAATCGGCTGTTACATGGGCTTTTCCGCCGGCGCGTCGAACGTCGCCAACGCCGTCGCCCCGCTGGTGGGCAACGGCTCGCTCGACCTCTACCCGGCCATCCTGCTGGGCGGGGCCGCCATCGGTCTCGGCGCGTTTACCATCGCCCGGCGGACGATGGACACCGTCGGTAACGACCTCACCGACCTGCCGCTCGTGGCCGCCATCGTCGTCGCGACGGTCGCCTCGACCATCGTCACCTTCCTCTCGGCGCTCGGGATTCCCGCCAGTTTCGTCATCATCGCCACGATGAGCATCGTCGGCCTCGGGTGGGGCCGCGCGACGCGGATGACCCGGCTCTCGGACACGGTGACCGGGCAGGAGGCCCCTGACGTTTCAGTGGGTGCCCTGACCGCCGACGCCGACGACGCCCCCACCGTCGGCGGGACGAAGGGGACTCCCGAGCCCAACGAACCCGAGCCAATCGGCGCCGAGTCCCGCGAGGACATCCCGCGCGCCTCGGACCTGTTCGAACCGGCGACGACCGCTCGCGTCATCTTCCTCCAGAACGTCGTCCCCTCCGTCGCGACGGTCGCCGCTTACCTCGTCTTTCGCTTTCTTCCAGTGTTTTGA
- a CDS encoding inorganic phosphate transporter produces MVELLLVFGLLVAVFVGFNIGGSSTGVAFGPAVGSNTISKVSAAALMTGFALLGGATVGTRVIETMGGQIVPSSQFTLLASVTVLFFVGVALLVSNLFGVPASTSMTAVGAIAGLGVASGTLDWAVMGEIVSWWLVAPIVAFWFSAVVGRYLYPHLAARIVFETEGPGTTRRERVGQFLVVAIGCYMAFSAGASNVANAVAPLVGNGAIELYPAVLLAGAAIGVGAFTIARRTLDTVGNDLTELPILAALIVETVSATIISLLSYAGIPASLAVSATMCVVGLGWGRATRTTTLADAAGAAVKGSAARSGDGGGVSVNALAADHEPADPDGGQPGEVPGIGEEDPESTTTAGDLFNPSATGRVVMLWILTPSISAVASYLVFQYAL; encoded by the coding sequence ATGGTAGAACTGCTCTTAGTCTTTGGCCTCCTCGTGGCCGTCTTCGTCGGTTTCAACATCGGCGGTTCTTCGACGGGGGTCGCCTTCGGTCCGGCCGTCGGGAGCAACACCATCTCGAAGGTCTCGGCAGCAGCCCTGATGACCGGCTTCGCGCTGCTGGGCGGGGCGACCGTCGGCACCCGCGTCATCGAGACGATGGGTGGACAGATCGTCCCCAGCAGCCAGTTCACGCTGCTCGCCAGCGTGACGGTCCTGTTTTTCGTCGGCGTCGCCCTGCTGGTCTCGAACCTCTTCGGGGTGCCCGCGTCCACGTCGATGACCGCCGTCGGCGCCATCGCCGGCCTGGGCGTCGCCAGCGGGACCCTCGACTGGGCCGTCATGGGCGAAATCGTCTCCTGGTGGCTGGTCGCGCCCATCGTCGCCTTCTGGTTCTCGGCCGTCGTCGGCCGCTACCTCTACCCGCACCTTGCGGCCCGCATCGTCTTCGAGACCGAGGGGCCGGGGACGACCCGGCGCGAGCGGGTCGGGCAGTTCCTCGTGGTCGCCATCGGCTGTTACATGGCGTTCTCGGCGGGGGCGTCGAACGTCGCCAACGCCGTCGCCCCGCTGGTGGGCAACGGCGCTATCGAGCTGTATCCGGCCGTCCTGCTGGCCGGTGCGGCCATCGGAGTCGGCGCCTTCACGATCGCCCGGCGAACGCTCGATACGGTGGGCAACGACCTCACCGAGCTCCCCATCCTCGCCGCGCTCATCGTCGAGACGGTGAGCGCGACTATCATCAGCCTGCTCTCCTATGCCGGCATTCCGGCGAGTCTGGCCGTCTCGGCGACCATGTGTGTCGTCGGTCTCGGGTGGGGCCGGGCCACGCGGACGACGACGCTGGCCGACGCCGCCGGGGCGGCCGTCAAGGGCTCCGCCGCCAGGAGCGGTGACGGCGGCGGCGTCTCCGTCAACGCACTCGCGGCCGACCACGAGCCCGCCGACCCCGACGGCGGCCAGCCCGGCGAGGTCCCGGGCATCGGTGAGGAGGACCCCGAGTCGACGACCACCGCCGGCGACCTGTTCAACCCCTCGGCGACGGGCCGGGTCGTGATGCTGTGGATACTGACTCCCTCTATCTCGGCCGTGGCGTCCTACCTCGTCTTCCAGTACGCGCTGTAG
- the hisA gene encoding 1-(5-phosphoribosyl)-5-[(5-phosphoribosylamino)methylideneamino]imidazole-4-carboxamide isomerase yields MFQAFEVVPAVDMQDGQVVQLVGGERGTEKTYGDPVAAAERWVDAGARTLHLVDLDGAFEGERANADAIDAVLSAVDDDVGVQLGGGIRTADDAVALLDRGVDRVILGTAAVENPDIVAEIADEHPDGVLVSLDAKGGEVVVSGWTEGTGLDPAEAAGRYEELGAAGILFTDVDVEGQLEGVRTDPVERLVEAVDIPVIASGGVATVEDVVALEAAGAAAVVVGSALYEGEFTLESAMAAVEES; encoded by the coding sequence ATGTTTCAGGCGTTCGAGGTCGTTCCGGCGGTCGATATGCAGGACGGACAGGTGGTCCAGCTGGTCGGTGGCGAGCGCGGCACCGAGAAGACCTACGGCGACCCGGTCGCGGCGGCGGAGCGGTGGGTCGACGCCGGGGCCCGGACGCTTCACTTGGTCGACCTCGACGGCGCTTTCGAAGGCGAGCGGGCCAACGCAGACGCCATCGACGCGGTGCTGTCCGCCGTCGACGACGACGTGGGCGTCCAGCTGGGCGGGGGCATCCGGACCGCCGACGACGCCGTCGCGCTGCTCGACCGCGGCGTCGACCGCGTGATTCTGGGGACGGCCGCCGTCGAGAACCCCGATATCGTCGCCGAGATAGCCGACGAACACCCCGACGGCGTCCTCGTCAGCCTCGACGCGAAAGGTGGCGAGGTCGTCGTCTCGGGGTGGACCGAGGGGACGGGGCTGGACCCCGCCGAAGCCGCCGGCCGCTACGAGGAGCTCGGTGCGGCGGGCATCCTCTTTACCGATGTGGACGTGGAGGGCCAGCTAGAGGGGGTCCGGACCGACCCCGTCGAGCGGCTCGTCGAGGCCGTCGACATCCCCGTTATCGCCAGCGGCGGCGTCGCGACCGTCGAGGACGTGGTGGCACTCGAAGCCGCGGGCGCGGCGGCCGTCGTCGTCGGCAGCGCGCTGTACGAGGGCGAGTTCACGCTCGAATCGGCGATGGCCGCCGTCGAGGAGTCCTGA
- a CDS encoding glycoside hydrolase family 97 catalytic domain-containing protein, whose product MSDEKLSPSSEYKRRSFLGGVSSLLAAAAFSRAVEPATAAQVDSGDDSDTQTVTSPDGHIAVTVDVSDGAPTYSVAVDDTTYLDSSALGFDFQKQQPFGAGSDGDGAPLSVTGTERETATEAWDPLWGQYDSVRADYRSLRVGLAEDAEPGRAATLELRVFDDGLGFRFVFSEDFGDGDDRFVVASENTAFDFAEDYTCWWIENRFAQPENEPGRFEAEYSETALSEVPSGTESQTPGGASTREGVHTPFTVDADDVYLSVHEAALTDYATLSLSPDSDGGTDFSAELAPLPDGTKVSAQVPHVTPWRTVQVGDSPGELLESSLIPLLNDEVDESVLPTVDGEPDTEWITPKKYVGIWWTMIAGSANWEYKSDSAVAASGDNPATYIHGARTERMKRYLRFASDNAVDSVLVEGWDEGWDTFPGPGGAAFEFGVDGSTPDFDVSEVTDFGQSLSPAAEMTMHNETAGNIVNYESQISAGIFAGYEAEDIRSIKTGYVSNPGLGFEGDGTTASHNHHSQLAVNHHELVAKEGAANRQLLERHESDKPTGKRRTYPNLAATEVVKAQEYDGFGALGSDVGEGHHVTLPFTRMLAGPTSYQPGIFDITFNDSTGGRIRTTRAKQLAMYPTYHAGLQMLADRIEAYVSPEFEVGQCLQAQSGELDGMITADDWRNAFGAHYVPVDPNREASGASVSFTVTDVPATGEYDLHLRYGSAPGENAQRVIDNGGPQATLRVNGEATTIEPGFTDYWDQWDVFTTTVSLSAGDNTVAVELQYDDSGAGFEGDVGGFNLNTVAVTETGEPSPVPADYEGYTPANENFDPVSEFAFLEAVPAGGWDDTTVVDAEIGDYTVTARRSGEEWFLGAMTDEAGRAIDVSLDFLSPGNGRGNGNGRGPQGPKYVAEIYTDGVDAGTDPTAVRVTEAVVDPSTTLLASMVGSGGTAVRFRRARGGEINDLPEYERPTQSFDVSVDAEPFVQEPFVTATGDNDSAFVGGTPVELLVDDEVVTRTNVRLPPNATDVTVPFEYTLDSPGEYDVTVRRGDGTVLSSETVAVQPPATVATIDDPAGDDDGPGAYTYPTADDFEAGAFDLRSVTVSQTPTLQRYSFEVANLTESFGGRFSPQMFVCWLRDPENSGGSTASLDDLGANVTFEDEWHYRLRVDGFNVGLVDASGGPVLDDDGNAVVPHVSTDRDAGTVTLGVDREAFDGRDAAEFELVGMVQSEDFGSLRSVEETAGGYTFGGAKAGAVDNAPLVMDLVTPDGASQRDALAYSDSEKATLPFVSLA is encoded by the coding sequence ATGTCCGACGAGAAACTTTCCCCCAGTTCAGAGTACAAACGTCGCTCGTTCCTCGGCGGCGTCAGCTCCCTGCTCGCTGCCGCGGCGTTCTCCCGGGCGGTCGAGCCGGCGACGGCGGCCCAGGTCGACTCGGGCGACGACTCCGACACACAGACCGTCACGTCGCCGGACGGTCACATTGCGGTCACCGTCGACGTGAGCGACGGCGCCCCGACGTACAGCGTCGCCGTCGACGACACGACTTACCTCGATTCTTCCGCGCTCGGTTTCGACTTCCAGAAACAGCAGCCCTTCGGGGCCGGCAGCGACGGCGACGGCGCCCCCCTCAGTGTCACCGGCACCGAGCGCGAGACGGCGACCGAAGCGTGGGACCCGCTCTGGGGCCAGTACGACAGCGTCCGTGCCGACTACCGTTCGCTCCGCGTCGGCCTCGCCGAGGACGCCGAACCGGGGCGGGCGGCGACCCTCGAACTCCGCGTGTTCGACGACGGGCTGGGCTTTCGCTTCGTCTTCTCCGAGGACTTCGGCGACGGCGACGACCGGTTCGTCGTCGCCTCGGAGAACACCGCCTTCGACTTCGCCGAGGACTACACCTGCTGGTGGATCGAGAACCGCTTCGCCCAGCCCGAGAACGAGCCCGGCCGCTTCGAGGCCGAGTACAGCGAGACCGCCCTGAGCGAGGTCCCCTCGGGCACCGAGTCCCAGACCCCGGGCGGCGCGTCGACCCGCGAGGGCGTCCACACGCCGTTTACCGTCGACGCCGACGACGTGTATCTGAGCGTCCACGAGGCGGCCCTGACCGATTACGCGACGCTCTCGCTGTCCCCCGACAGCGACGGCGGCACCGACTTCTCGGCCGAACTGGCGCCGCTCCCCGACGGGACGAAGGTGTCGGCACAGGTCCCCCACGTCACGCCGTGGCGGACGGTACAGGTCGGGGACTCCCCGGGGGAGCTGCTGGAGTCGTCGCTCATCCCGCTGCTCAACGACGAGGTCGACGAGTCGGTCCTCCCGACGGTCGACGGGGAGCCGGACACGGAGTGGATAACGCCCAAGAAGTACGTCGGCATCTGGTGGACGATGATAGCCGGCAGCGCCAACTGGGAGTACAAGAGCGACAGCGCGGTCGCGGCCAGCGGCGACAACCCCGCGACGTACATCCACGGCGCGCGCACCGAACGGATGAAACGCTACCTCCGGTTCGCCAGCGACAACGCCGTCGACAGCGTCCTCGTCGAGGGGTGGGACGAGGGCTGGGACACGTTCCCCGGGCCGGGCGGTGCCGCCTTCGAGTTCGGGGTCGACGGCTCGACGCCCGACTTCGACGTCTCGGAGGTGACCGACTTCGGGCAGTCGCTCTCCCCCGCCGCCGAGATGACGATGCACAACGAGACGGCCGGCAACATCGTCAACTACGAGTCACAGATATCGGCGGGCATCTTCGCCGGCTACGAGGCCGAGGACATTCGCTCTATCAAGACGGGCTACGTCTCCAACCCCGGCCTCGGCTTCGAGGGCGACGGCACCACCGCGTCGCACAACCACCACAGCCAGCTGGCGGTCAACCACCACGAGCTGGTCGCCAAAGAGGGCGCTGCCAACCGCCAGTTGCTGGAGCGCCACGAGTCGGACAAACCGACCGGCAAACGGCGCACCTACCCCAATCTGGCCGCGACTGAAGTGGTCAAGGCCCAGGAGTACGACGGGTTCGGCGCGCTGGGCTCCGACGTCGGGGAGGGTCACCACGTCACCCTGCCCTTTACCCGTATGCTGGCGGGGCCGACGAGCTATCAGCCCGGCATCTTCGATATCACGTTCAACGACTCGACGGGCGGGCGCATCCGGACGACCCGGGCCAAGCAACTGGCGATGTACCCGACCTACCACGCCGGGCTCCAGATGCTCGCCGACCGCATCGAGGCCTACGTCAGCCCCGAGTTCGAGGTCGGCCAGTGCCTGCAGGCCCAGTCGGGCGAGCTGGACGGGATGATTACGGCCGACGACTGGCGCAACGCCTTCGGCGCCCACTACGTCCCCGTCGACCCGAACCGCGAGGCGTCGGGCGCCTCGGTCTCGTTCACCGTGACCGACGTGCCGGCGACGGGCGAGTACGACCTCCACCTGCGCTACGGCAGCGCGCCCGGGGAGAACGCCCAGCGAGTCATCGACAACGGCGGCCCGCAGGCGACGCTCCGGGTGAACGGGGAAGCGACGACCATCGAGCCCGGCTTCACCGACTACTGGGACCAGTGGGACGTGTTCACGACGACGGTGTCGCTGTCGGCCGGCGACAACACCGTCGCCGTCGAACTGCAGTACGACGACTCGGGGGCGGGCTTCGAGGGCGACGTGGGCGGGTTCAACCTCAACACCGTCGCCGTCACCGAGACCGGCGAGCCCTCGCCCGTCCCGGCCGACTACGAGGGGTACACGCCCGCGAACGAGAACTTCGACCCGGTGTCCGAGTTCGCCTTCCTCGAAGCGGTGCCCGCCGGCGGGTGGGACGACACCACCGTCGTCGACGCCGAAATCGGCGACTACACCGTCACGGCCCGACGGTCCGGCGAGGAGTGGTTCCTCGGCGCGATGACCGACGAAGCGGGCCGCGCTATCGACGTGTCGCTCGACTTTCTCAGCCCGGGGAACGGCCGTGGCAACGGCAACGGTCGCGGCCCGCAGGGACCGAAGTACGTCGCCGAAATCTACACCGACGGCGTCGACGCGGGCACCGACCCGACCGCGGTCCGCGTCACGGAGGCCGTCGTCGACCCGAGCACGACGCTGCTCGCGTCGATGGTCGGCAGCGGCGGGACGGCCGTGCGGTTCCGTCGCGCTCGCGGCGGCGAAATCAACGACCTCCCCGAGTACGAGCGCCCGACCCAGTCGTTCGACGTGTCCGTCGACGCGGAGCCGTTCGTTCAGGAGCCGTTCGTCACCGCCACGGGCGACAACGACAGCGCCTTCGTCGGCGGGACGCCGGTCGAACTGCTCGTCGACGACGAGGTGGTGACGCGGACGAACGTCCGGCTCCCGCCGAACGCGACGGACGTGACCGTCCCCTTCGAGTACACCCTCGACTCGCCCGGCGAGTACGACGTGACCGTCCGCCGCGGCGACGGGACGGTGCTGTCGAGCGAGACGGTGGCGGTCCAGCCCCCGGCGACCGTCGCGACCATCGACGACCCCGCCGGCGACGACGACGGCCCCGGTGCCTACACCTACCCGACGGCCGACGACTTCGAGGCGGGGGCGTTCGACCTGCGCTCGGTCACCGTCAGCCAGACGCCGACCCTCCAGCGGTACAGCTTCGAGGTGGCGAACCTCACGGAGTCCTTCGGCGGCCGGTTCTCGCCGCAAATGTTCGTCTGCTGGCTCCGGGACCCCGAGAACTCCGGCGGGTCGACCGCCAGCCTCGACGACCTCGGCGCGAACGTCACCTTCGAGGACGAGTGGCACTACCGCCTCCGGGTCGACGGGTTCAACGTCGGTCTGGTCGACGCCAGCGGCGGCCCGGTGCTCGACGACGACGGGAACGCCGTCGTCCCGCACGTCTCGACCGACCGGGACGCCGGCACGGTGACGCTCGGGGTCGACCGCGAGGCCTTCGACGGGCGGGACGCCGCCGAGTTCGAGCTCGTCGGGATGGTCCAGTCGGAGGACTTCGGCTCGCTCCGGTCGGTCGAGGAGACCGCCGGCGGCTACACCTTCGGCGGGGCGAAAGCCGGCGCGGTCGACAACGCGCCGCTGGTGATGGACCTCGTCACGCCCGACGGCGCGAGCCAGCGCGACGCGCTGGCGTACTCCGATTCGGAGAAAGCGACGCTGCCGTTCGTCTCGCTGGCGTAG
- a CDS encoding TrmB family transcriptional regulator, whose product MSADTVRDHLGAFGLSGKEIDAYLAVLRAGAATTGEVSRAADVSQGYVYELAEELRERGLVTIDETASPTVIRARPPGEALGSFTTRLDELRDSVERLYTTPDDDGPAVEVVHSRATVRKRTERYLADARREALLVLPEPELARLEGALAAARERGVFVYLLAVSPLSADAVDWSGCADVVRTWDAAPPVHVLVDERTGLLGAHDILAGRHGREYALSFSQREVASGFFGNAVANFWPMGEVCHVTEPDGLPATYDHLRTAATNAALHRDAGRDLLADVTLEDLDADTERRYERVPVVEVRQNLVGDPTNDFPMENSLVFETPEGRLAAGNAGGGIGPFYEGYGARSVTLYEG is encoded by the coding sequence ATGTCTGCGGACACCGTACGTGACCATCTGGGGGCCTTCGGACTCTCCGGGAAAGAGATAGACGCGTATCTGGCTGTCCTCCGGGCCGGCGCGGCGACGACCGGCGAGGTCTCGCGGGCGGCCGACGTCTCACAGGGGTACGTCTACGAGCTCGCCGAGGAGCTCAGGGAGCGGGGGCTGGTGACGATAGACGAGACGGCCAGTCCGACTGTCATCCGAGCGCGCCCGCCCGGGGAGGCGCTGGGCTCGTTCACCACGCGGCTAGACGAGCTACGGGACAGCGTCGAGCGTCTCTACACGACGCCCGACGACGACGGCCCGGCGGTCGAGGTCGTCCACTCCCGGGCGACGGTCCGCAAGCGCACCGAGCGGTATCTCGCCGACGCCCGACGGGAGGCGCTGCTCGTGCTGCCCGAACCTGAGCTGGCCCGCCTCGAAGGCGCGCTCGCGGCGGCCAGAGAGCGGGGCGTGTTCGTCTATCTCCTGGCCGTCTCGCCGCTCTCGGCGGACGCCGTCGACTGGAGCGGGTGTGCCGACGTGGTCCGGACGTGGGACGCCGCCCCGCCGGTGCACGTCCTCGTCGACGAGCGTACCGGACTGCTGGGCGCCCACGACATCCTCGCCGGCCGCCACGGGCGCGAGTACGCGCTCTCGTTCTCCCAGCGCGAGGTGGCAAGCGGCTTTTTCGGCAACGCCGTCGCCAACTTCTGGCCGATGGGCGAGGTGTGTCACGTCACCGAGCCCGACGGGCTCCCGGCGACGTACGACCACCTGCGGACCGCCGCCACCAACGCCGCGCTCCACCGGGACGCGGGCCGGGACCTGCTCGCCGACGTGACGCTCGAAGACCTCGATGCCGACACCGAGCGCCGCTACGAACGGGTCCCCGTGGTCGAGGTCCGCCAGAACCTCGTCGGCGACCCCACGAACGACTTCCCGATGGAGAACAGCCTCGTCTTCGAGACGCCGGAGGGCCGACTCGCCGCGGGCAACGCCGGCGGCGGTATCGGGCCGTTCTACGAGGGGTACGGGGCGCGGTCGGTCACGCTGTACGAGGGGTAG
- a CDS encoding MFS transporter produces the protein MSESSATRPPERQVSEETTTDRSGRRWWTVAIFAYITLEGAGLQMRGAVIPALRRSFEVPEWQLGLVAPAGTVGYVLAVVVVGAVAGRLDTRRLLLVGIVGTGAGILVMGVAPSFALFLAALLGRGLFTGVGRGTDRPLLSHLYPTQRGRIFGFYDMMWAVGATAGPLLVAAAVAAGNWRLAYYALGLAFVPVVALALWLPTPEIESGDDPLDWAELRRITRQPAVLTMAVALFLSTGFEGGLFTWVTTYAQGRLPGSLATASLSVMLAAYIPGRFASGWLSERLGYVRLAVGLVGLTVPAFVYTFFLAEGYGLLVGLFAIGLALSGMYPTLLAYATEAVPEHSAPVNATAAVTSAAGIAVVPAMMGFVISDTGVAGAMRLLALPLAMLALVLSFALYRRVR, from the coding sequence ATGAGCGAGTCCTCCGCCACGCGCCCGCCGGAACGGCAGGTCAGCGAGGAGACAACGACTGACCGGTCCGGTCGGCGGTGGTGGACGGTGGCCATCTTCGCCTACATCACGCTGGAGGGTGCCGGCCTGCAGATGCGTGGCGCGGTCATCCCGGCGCTGCGGCGGAGCTTCGAGGTGCCCGAGTGGCAGCTGGGGCTGGTCGCGCCCGCCGGGACCGTCGGCTACGTGCTCGCCGTGGTGGTCGTCGGGGCCGTCGCGGGCCGGCTCGACACGAGACGGCTCCTGCTGGTCGGCATCGTCGGCACCGGCGCGGGCATTCTGGTGATGGGCGTCGCCCCCTCCTTCGCCCTCTTCCTCGCGGCGCTGCTGGGCCGGGGCCTGTTTACCGGCGTCGGCCGGGGGACCGACCGGCCGCTGCTCTCCCACCTCTACCCCACCCAGCGCGGCCGGATCTTCGGCTTCTACGACATGATGTGGGCGGTCGGTGCGACGGCCGGGCCGCTGCTCGTGGCCGCCGCGGTCGCCGCGGGGAACTGGCGGCTGGCCTACTACGCACTCGGGCTCGCCTTCGTCCCGGTCGTCGCGCTCGCCCTCTGGCTGCCGACGCCGGAGATCGAGAGCGGCGACGACCCGCTGGACTGGGCCGAACTGCGCCGCATCACGCGCCAGCCGGCGGTGCTGACGATGGCGGTCGCGCTCTTCCTCTCGACGGGGTTCGAGGGCGGGCTGTTCACCTGGGTGACCACCTACGCGCAGGGGCGCCTGCCCGGCTCGCTCGCGACGGCGTCGCTGTCGGTGATGCTGGCGGCCTACATCCCGGGACGGTTCGCCTCGGGCTGGCTCTCCGAACGCCTGGGCTACGTCCGTCTGGCCGTCGGGCTGGTCGGGCTGACCGTCCCCGCCTTCGTCTACACCTTCTTCCTCGCGGAGGGGTACGGCCTGCTCGTCGGCCTCTTCGCCATCGGGCTGGCGCTCTCGGGGATGTACCCGACGCTGCTGGCGTACGCGACGGAGGCGGTGCCCGAACACAGCGCGCCGGTCAACGCGACCGCCGCCGTCACGAGCGCCGCCGGTATCGCCGTCGTCCCCGCGATGATGGGATTCGTCATCAGCGACACCGGCGTCGCCGGGGCGATGCGGCTGCTCGCGCTCCCGCTCGCCATGCTCGCACTCGTGCTCTCGTTCGCGCTGTACCGACGGGTGCGGTGA